A window of Pedobacter lusitanus contains these coding sequences:
- a CDS encoding MBL fold metallo-hydrolase RNA specificity domain-containing protein, translating into MKIAFHGAARAVTGSKHLITLKNNIQILLDCGMFQGMGEATEKLNSYFGFDPSAVTYMILSHAHIDHCGLLPRLVAEGFTGNIFCTPSTMDLARILLLDSAKIQMQDAEYANKKRQQGEEAEEPLYTDDDVIKTLSQFKTVDYDTDFDICPEVKVCFTDAGHIVGSAAVHLTIREDGESTRLTFSGDVGRYGDLLLKSPQTFSQADYIIMESTYGDSLHKDLEPIENMLLEIIRHTCIDKKGKVVIPAFSVGRTQELLYALNNLELKHKLPDVPFYVDSPLSAQATQVLKNHPEVYNNGVKEVLKIDEDPFNFKGLRFIESVEESKALNNDHRPCVIISSSGMAEGGRVRHHINNTIGDQKNTILMVGYASPGSLAGRLLAGDKTVYLFRQNLQVLAEVRSIQSMSAHGDYEDLIQFLSSQDPSKVKQLFLVHGEYPVQQKFAKRLNDHGFKHVAIPEYHQVFDCETQVAYNVV; encoded by the coding sequence ATGAAAATCGCTTTTCATGGCGCTGCACGCGCCGTTACCGGTAGTAAACACCTTATTACTTTAAAAAATAATATACAAATACTACTGGACTGCGGCATGTTTCAGGGCATGGGAGAGGCGACAGAGAAACTCAACAGCTATTTCGGATTTGATCCATCGGCAGTTACTTATATGATACTTTCGCATGCTCACATTGATCATTGCGGACTGCTGCCCCGTTTAGTTGCAGAAGGTTTCACGGGAAACATCTTTTGTACTCCTTCCACAATGGATCTCGCGAGAATCCTTTTACTGGACTCGGCAAAAATTCAGATGCAGGATGCTGAATATGCAAACAAAAAAAGGCAACAGGGCGAAGAAGCGGAAGAGCCGCTTTATACTGATGATGATGTAATCAAAACATTAAGTCAGTTCAAAACTGTTGACTATGATACAGATTTTGACATCTGCCCTGAGGTGAAAGTATGTTTCACTGATGCGGGACATATTGTAGGCAGTGCGGCCGTACACCTGACGATCAGAGAAGATGGTGAATCAACCCGTCTTACTTTTAGTGGTGATGTTGGCCGTTATGGAGATCTTTTACTAAAAAGCCCGCAAACTTTTTCACAGGCAGACTACATTATTATGGAGTCTACCTATGGCGATTCACTGCATAAAGACCTCGAACCAATCGAGAATATGCTGCTGGAAATTATCAGACATACCTGTATAGATAAAAAAGGGAAAGTGGTTATTCCTGCATTCAGTGTCGGCAGAACTCAGGAGTTATTATACGCACTGAACAATCTGGAGCTTAAACACAAATTACCGGATGTCCCTTTTTATGTAGACAGTCCCTTATCTGCTCAGGCCACCCAGGTATTAAAAAATCACCCGGAAGTCTATAACAACGGGGTAAAGGAAGTGCTGAAAATAGATGAGGATCCGTTTAATTTCAAAGGACTCAGATTCATTGAAAGTGTAGAAGAATCCAAAGCACTGAACAACGATCACAGACCCTGCGTAATTATTTCTTCGTCAGGCATGGCCGAAGGTGGAAGAGTAAGACATCATATCAACAATACCATAGGTGATCAGAAAAACACCATTTTAATGGTAGGTTATGCTTCTCCCGGTTCACTTGCAGGCAGATTACTGGCCGGAGATAAAACAGTATATCTGTTCAGACAGAACCTTCAGGTACTCGCAGAAGTACGCTCTATTCAGTCCATGAGTGCCCATGGAGATTATGAAGACTTAATTCAGTTTCTTTCTTCTCAGGATCCATCAAAGGTTAAACAGCTCTTCCTTGTACATGGAGAATATCCGGTACAGCAGAAGTTCGCCAAAAGACTGAATGATCATGGTTTTAAACATGTGGCTATCCCTGAATATCATCAGGTATTTGACTGTGAGACTCAGGTAGCCTATAACGTCGTATAA
- a CDS encoding M14 family metallopeptidase codes for MKYSLLFLILTITMKTFAQQTPYELSNKNQTATYQQAIDFYKQLAKVSPQAKFLSYGTTDFGKPLNLLVLSKNKVFDPAEIRKNNQRILLINNGIHPGEPEGIDASMMLARDLLKNNNLPDNVVICIIPVYNIDGSFNRSSTSRANQNGPELYGFRGNSKNYDLNRDFIKTDSKNSAAFQEIFNYWQPEIFVDTHTSNGADYQYTMTLIPTQKDKLNPILAGYLTDTMIPALYEEMKKKGFELIPYINSVENTPDAGITGFLETPRYSTGYAALHNTIGFMPETHMLKAYQKRVESTYQLLQTYVDLVSRDAKIIGENKRKADEATSRQKEFPLSWKLNENTHELLTFKGFAAKYKPSEVSGTDRLYYDRNDPYTKTIKYWNKFEPQLTVEKPLAYVIPKAWDKVVDLLKLNGVKLQELKEDKEMAVDVYYIADYKTASRPYEGHYIHNNVELTTKKQTLNFYKGDYIVYVDQPQNRYIMETLEPQATDSFFNWNFFDSILDQKEHYSAYVFEDTAAGLLKDNPDLKTKLNQKKVSDNTFAQNPSAQLEFVYKNSNYYEKTHLRYPIARLH; via the coding sequence ATGAAATATTCTTTACTGTTTTTAATCCTTACAATAACGATGAAAACATTTGCGCAGCAAACACCTTATGAGTTAAGCAACAAAAATCAAACAGCAACGTACCAGCAGGCCATTGACTTTTACAAGCAACTGGCTAAGGTATCTCCCCAGGCAAAATTTCTTTCCTATGGGACTACAGATTTCGGAAAACCGCTTAACCTCCTTGTTTTATCGAAAAACAAGGTCTTTGATCCGGCCGAAATCAGAAAAAACAATCAGAGAATATTACTGATCAATAATGGCATTCACCCTGGCGAGCCAGAGGGCATAGATGCTTCAATGATGCTGGCCAGAGATCTGTTAAAAAACAATAACTTACCTGACAATGTGGTGATTTGTATTATTCCGGTTTATAATATAGACGGCTCGTTTAACCGCAGCAGTACATCAAGAGCAAATCAGAATGGGCCTGAACTTTATGGTTTTAGAGGAAACAGCAAAAACTATGATCTGAACAGAGATTTCATCAAAACGGATTCTAAAAACTCAGCCGCCTTTCAGGAAATATTCAATTACTGGCAACCGGAAATTTTTGTAGATACCCATACCAGTAACGGTGCGGATTATCAATATACAATGACACTTATTCCTACACAAAAAGACAAATTAAACCCTATTCTTGCAGGTTATCTGACCGATACGATGATTCCTGCCCTGTATGAAGAAATGAAGAAAAAGGGGTTCGAACTGATTCCCTATATCAATTCCGTTGAAAATACGCCGGATGCGGGAATTACCGGGTTTCTGGAAACCCCACGCTATTCAACAGGCTATGCGGCCCTGCATAATACTATTGGCTTTATGCCAGAAACACATATGCTGAAAGCCTATCAGAAAAGGGTAGAATCCACTTATCAGTTGCTCCAAACTTATGTAGATCTGGTTAGCAGAGACGCGAAAATCATTGGGGAAAATAAACGCAAAGCTGATGAAGCAACTTCCCGGCAAAAAGAATTTCCACTAAGCTGGAAACTAAACGAAAACACTCATGAGCTGCTCACATTTAAAGGATTTGCAGCCAAGTACAAGCCTAGCGAAGTTAGTGGCACAGACAGGCTCTATTATGACAGAAACGACCCTTATACCAAAACTATTAAATACTGGAATAAATTTGAACCACAACTTACAGTAGAAAAACCTCTTGCCTATGTTATTCCAAAAGCATGGGACAAAGTTGTCGATCTCCTGAAGTTAAACGGTGTAAAACTTCAGGAATTAAAAGAAGATAAAGAAATGGCTGTTGATGTTTATTACATCGCTGACTATAAAACAGCATCCAGACCTTATGAAGGTCATTATATTCATAATAATGTTGAACTAACAACAAAAAAACAAACCCTGAATTTCTACAAGGGAGATTATATCGTTTATGTAGACCAGCCACAAAACCGGTATATCATGGAGACACTTGAGCCACAGGCAACTGATTCTTTTTTTAACTGGAACTTTTTCGATTCTATTCTGGATCAGAAAGAGCATTATTCTGCTTATGTATTTGAAGACACGGCAGCTGGCCTGTTAAAAGATAATCCAGATCTTAAAACCAAACTGAATCAGAAAAAAGTAAGTGATAATACATTTGCACAGAACCCTTCGGCGCAACTAGAGTTTGTTTATAAGAATTCAAATTATTACGAAAAGACACATTTACGTTATCCAATTGCTAGATTGCACTAA
- a CDS encoding dipeptide epimerase, whose protein sequence is MQAVHISYNLELKHPFSITGFTRTSTPLLLLKLTYENTDGYGEASMVPYLGENYNSAEAFLDQVDWARFTFPFNFEEIVTYLDSISAGNPAIKAAIDIALNDINGKIRQKPCFEIYQADAAKMPVTSYTIGMDKPEIIKEKVAGAKDFKVLKIKLGSANDKELINTIRSVSDLPLYVDANQGWTERKMAIDLIYWLHDQGVLLIEQPMDKKNTEGNAWLTSRSPIPILADEAVQRLTDIDNVKGAYHGINIKLMKSGGMYEAHQMILKARSYGMKVMIGCMSETSIATQAGLALAPLCDWVDLDGPFLTKNNPFEQPAFEKGRYLLKDLPGLGLKGLSPNLFRP, encoded by the coding sequence ATGCAAGCAGTCCATATCTCTTACAATCTTGAACTTAAACATCCGTTTTCTATCACTGGTTTTACCAGAACAAGTACTCCTTTATTGTTATTAAAGCTGACTTATGAAAATACGGATGGGTACGGCGAGGCTTCTATGGTACCTTATCTTGGCGAAAATTATAATTCAGCAGAAGCATTTCTGGATCAGGTAGACTGGGCCCGCTTTACTTTTCCGTTTAATTTTGAAGAGATCGTTACCTATCTGGACAGTATCAGTGCAGGAAACCCGGCGATAAAAGCTGCGATTGATATTGCACTGAATGATATTAATGGAAAGATCCGGCAAAAACCCTGTTTTGAAATATATCAGGCAGATGCGGCTAAAATGCCCGTCACTTCTTATACCATAGGCATGGACAAACCCGAAATCATTAAAGAAAAAGTTGCCGGAGCTAAAGATTTCAAAGTACTTAAAATCAAACTGGGCTCTGCAAATGATAAGGAACTGATCAATACCATCAGGAGTGTAAGTGATTTACCGCTTTACGTAGATGCTAACCAGGGGTGGACAGAACGCAAAATGGCTATAGATCTGATCTACTGGCTCCACGATCAGGGAGTTTTATTGATTGAACAGCCTATGGATAAAAAAAACACCGAGGGTAATGCCTGGCTAACGAGCCGTAGTCCTATTCCCATTCTTGCAGACGAAGCAGTCCAGAGATTAACAGATATTGACAATGTTAAAGGAGCTTATCACGGAATAAATATTAAGCTGATGAAAAGCGGAGGAATGTATGAAGCACACCAAATGATTTTAAAGGCACGCTCTTACGGCATGAAAGTGATGATTGGCTGTATGAGTGAAACTTCGATCGCTACCCAGGCTGGCCTGGCTTTAGCTCCTTTATGTGACTGGGTGGATCTGGACGGCCCTTTTCTGACTAAGAACAATCCATTTGAACAGCCTGCCTTTGAAAAGGGCAGATACCTATTAAAAGACCTTCCAGGTTTAGGGCTGAAAGGTCTCTCGCCTAATTTGTTTCGTCCTTAA
- a CDS encoding DUF4407 domain-containing protein — protein sequence MDALSRFFWFCSGIHQPTLEKHPTEHNKYVGIGATIFFTGLFAALSGGYAMYFVFKGDTAAVLFAVFFGILWGLAIFNMDRYIVSSINKNASSTKQILQATPRILLAIMIGMVISRPLELKIFDKEIKERLKVSYLNNQRSKIDTLNKAFTNKYTIELNKLQEVKAQRDSVESGIKSDRQKLNFEVFGTKTTETSGVMGYGPYAKRKEEELKQRQQNLDSLNADVRRMEHFVDGRKQFDGLLAERLYTGKQLDSLASIAGFADRNWALGQLSFNTDGSRDTTTALAVTFIGLLFIFFECLPVFVKMMSSRGPYDRAVENLEFSQIHTSEKDRDFEVEVTDGVHDTRVTSAIEKQKEILTKL from the coding sequence ATGGATGCTCTGTCACGTTTCTTCTGGTTTTGTTCTGGTATCCACCAGCCTACTTTAGAGAAGCACCCTACTGAACATAATAAATATGTCGGTATTGGCGCAACTATTTTCTTTACTGGTTTATTTGCTGCACTATCCGGCGGATATGCCATGTATTTCGTTTTTAAAGGCGATACCGCAGCTGTTCTCTTTGCTGTATTTTTCGGAATACTCTGGGGTCTTGCTATTTTTAATATGGACCGCTATATCGTTTCCAGTATTAATAAAAATGCCTCTTCAACCAAACAGATCCTGCAGGCAACCCCCCGTATATTACTGGCTATTATGATTGGAATGGTCATATCCCGTCCATTGGAGCTTAAAATATTTGATAAGGAAATCAAAGAACGTTTAAAGGTAAGTTATCTGAATAATCAGCGTTCAAAGATTGACACGCTTAACAAAGCATTCACTAATAAATACACGATTGAACTGAATAAACTTCAAGAAGTTAAAGCGCAGAGAGATTCTGTAGAAAGTGGTATTAAATCTGACCGGCAAAAACTTAACTTTGAAGTCTTCGGGACTAAAACGACTGAGACATCCGGTGTGATGGGATATGGTCCTTATGCTAAACGAAAAGAGGAAGAGTTAAAACAAAGACAACAAAACCTGGATTCGCTGAATGCTGATGTAAGAAGAATGGAGCATTTTGTGGATGGCAGAAAGCAGTTTGATGGCTTATTGGCAGAAAGACTCTATACAGGGAAACAATTGGATAGTCTGGCCAGTATCGCAGGTTTTGCTGATCGTAACTGGGCACTGGGACAGCTAAGTTTCAATACAGACGGCAGCCGTGATACAACAACCGCTTTGGCTGTTACATTTATTGGTCTGTTATTTATCTTTTTTGAATGTCTGCCTGTTTTTGTAAAAATGATGAGCTCAAGAGGACCATACGACAGGGCTGTGGAAAATCTTGAATTCAGCCAGATCCATACCTCAGAAAAAGACAGGGATTTCGAGGTTGAAGTTACCGACGGAGTGCATGATACAAGAGTAACCAGTGCCATTGAGAAACAGAAAGAAATATTAACTAAATTATGA
- a CDS encoding YtxH domain-containing protein: MTKETKIVAGILAGAALGAAVALILSSDKSDDVKDKVTDWFCDLLDASKDRLSDVADTVKDKIAKVRA; encoded by the coding sequence ATGACAAAAGAAACAAAAATAGTTGCAGGTATATTGGCAGGAGCTGCCCTGGGTGCCGCGGTAGCATTGATCTTATCTTCAGACAAAAGTGATGATGTAAAAGATAAAGTAACAGACTGGTTCTGCGACTTACTGGATGCTTCTAAAGACAGGTTGTCCGATGTTGCTGATACTGTAAAAGACAAAATTGCAAAAGTAAGAGCTTAA
- a CDS encoding DUF6358 family protein yields MKKKIALNTFYTLGIVISVIGLKWAFQNANYPVVGLLIATGLFFVYLKINIVKEVRASIKEKENSLKSSVKDETN; encoded by the coding sequence ATGAAGAAGAAAATTGCATTAAATACATTTTACACGCTGGGTATAGTAATTTCAGTGATAGGTCTTAAGTGGGCTTTCCAGAATGCTAATTACCCGGTTGTTGGGTTATTAATCGCTACGGGTTTATTTTTTGTTTACCTGAAGATTAATATCGTCAAAGAAGTAAGAGCGAGTATTAAAGAAAAAGAAAATAGTCTGAAATCTTCCGTTAAGGACGAAACAAATTAG
- a CDS encoding rhomboid family intramembrane serine protease produces MIEYLINTPVASLIFIFTLVTSIYAFNDSSLYGKFMLHPYSVYRRNNVYTLITSGLIHGSWMHLIFNMFTFYFFAFSLEATVGSLRFGLIYFIGLILSDIPSVIKHKDDFHYHSLGASGAISAVLFSYILFYPLNTLMIFPLPVPIWSALFGVLYLVYSYYMSKNSRDNINHDAHLFGAITGIIITILVVPNIIPHFITTVAARFGA; encoded by the coding sequence ATGATAGAATATCTCATAAACACACCTGTTGCCTCCCTGATTTTCATTTTCACTCTGGTAACCAGTATTTACGCCTTCAATGACAGCTCTCTTTACGGGAAGTTCATGCTTCATCCTTATAGTGTTTACCGTAGAAACAACGTTTATACACTGATAACGAGCGGATTAATCCATGGAAGCTGGATGCACCTGATATTTAACATGTTCACTTTCTATTTCTTTGCTTTTTCACTGGAAGCGACGGTTGGAAGTCTGAGATTTGGACTGATCTATTTTATTGGCCTGATCTTAAGCGATATCCCATCTGTCATCAAACATAAAGATGATTTTCATTATCATAGTCTGGGAGCTTCAGGAGCAATTTCTGCTGTGCTGTTCAGCTATATTTTATTTTATCCGCTGAATACTTTAATGATTTTCCCCTTACCGGTTCCTATCTGGTCAGCGCTGTTTGGTGTACTTTATCTCGTATATTCATACTATATGTCCAAAAACTCGAGAGATAATATAAATCATGATGCGCACTTATTTGGGGCGATTACTGGTATAATCATTACCATATTAGTCGTTCCTAATATTATTCCGCATTTTATTACAACGGTTGCCGCCCGTTTCGGAGCTTAG
- a CDS encoding class I SAM-dependent methyltransferase yields MDVFGKALQDQFTSGTAATLWLHNSYDEPEEMPVDIFFRTEEEMPDIELEAMDLCEGRVLDVGGGAGSHALILQERGFDVTALDISPVAVEIMKARGVKNAAQGDIFSYQGEKFDTLLFLMNGIGLTGTLEGFKTFLIHARSLLNEDGQLLFDTSDISYLYEDMEKPADKYHGEIAYQYEYEGQKGEWFNWLYLDPQLLKKIAKECGWECHLLFDDGQDQYLAEMRVTQ; encoded by the coding sequence ATGGACGTTTTCGGAAAAGCTTTACAAGATCAGTTTACCAGTGGTACAGCAGCAACTTTATGGCTGCACAATTCTTACGATGAACCGGAAGAGATGCCAGTAGATATCTTTTTTCGAACAGAAGAAGAAATGCCGGACATAGAACTGGAAGCAATGGATCTTTGTGAAGGACGGGTACTGGATGTTGGTGGCGGAGCTGGCAGCCATGCACTTATTCTGCAGGAACGTGGCTTTGATGTCACTGCACTCGATATCTCACCGGTAGCGGTAGAGATCATGAAAGCCAGGGGTGTCAAAAATGCCGCACAGGGAGATATCTTTAGTTACCAGGGTGAAAAATTTGATACTTTATTATTTCTGATGAACGGAATAGGGCTGACAGGTACACTGGAAGGCTTTAAAACATTCCTTATTCATGCCAGATCACTATTAAATGAAGACGGACAGTTATTATTTGATACTTCTGACATCTCCTATTTATATGAAGACATGGAAAAACCCGCTGATAAGTATCACGGAGAGATAGCCTATCAGTATGAATATGAAGGTCAGAAAGGAGAATGGTTTAACTGGCTCTACCTGGATCCGCAGCTCCTTAAAAAAATTGCTAAAGAATGTGGATGGGAGTGCCATCTGCTATTTGATGATGGCCAGGATCAGTATCTTGCGGAAATGAGGGTAACTCAATAA
- a CDS encoding LLM class flavin-dependent oxidoreductase, which yields MSTSPIHLSILDQSPVRKGVTAQQAILETTELAKLADQLGYTRFWVSEHHNTTALAGSTPEILIAHLAGQTKNIKLGSGGVMLPNHSALRVAENFRMLEILFPGRIDLGLGRAPGTDRITASVLNPSNHWKEQDFLEQLNELRNYLHDVAEPGTIQEKIIAIPQALTVPPMWLLSSSGQSGLFAAHFGMGMSFAHFINPAGGPESVQLYRDRFQPSVDLTAPVVNVGVGVFCSEDEEVIFRQQAVMDYRYLQLEKGGRLFPVGYDDIKHISYNDAEQERIAHHRQRMLIGTPDVLKEKIDTLLSDYKVNELMAVTITEGFEERIRSYELLAAMYLK from the coding sequence ATGAGCACTAGTCCTATTCATTTAAGTATTCTTGATCAGTCACCGGTCAGAAAAGGTGTTACCGCACAACAGGCTATACTGGAAACCACCGAACTTGCAAAACTTGCAGATCAGCTAGGTTATACACGATTCTGGGTTTCTGAACACCATAATACCACAGCATTAGCAGGTTCAACTCCGGAAATTCTGATTGCGCATCTGGCAGGTCAGACTAAAAACATAAAGCTGGGTTCGGGAGGAGTAATGCTTCCAAATCACAGTGCGTTAAGAGTAGCTGAAAATTTCCGTATGCTTGAAATACTCTTTCCGGGAAGAATTGACCTGGGATTAGGCAGAGCTCCGGGCACAGACAGAATCACGGCCAGTGTACTTAATCCATCCAATCACTGGAAAGAACAGGATTTTTTAGAACAGCTTAACGAATTGAGAAACTATTTGCATGATGTAGCAGAACCGGGCACGATACAGGAAAAAATCATTGCCATTCCGCAGGCCTTAACTGTTCCACCAATGTGGTTATTAAGTTCCAGTGGGCAAAGTGGTTTATTCGCTGCACATTTTGGAATGGGGATGTCATTTGCTCATTTTATCAACCCTGCAGGCGGACCGGAATCTGTACAGCTTTACCGCGATCGCTTCCAGCCATCAGTTGACTTAACTGCACCTGTAGTAAATGTAGGCGTGGGTGTATTCTGTTCAGAAGATGAAGAAGTGATCTTTCGTCAGCAGGCTGTAATGGATTACAGATATCTTCAGCTTGAAAAAGGGGGCAGATTATTTCCGGTTGGTTATGATGATATTAAACATATCAGCTATAATGACGCTGAACAGGAAAGAATAGCTCATCACAGACAAAGGATGCTGATTGGCACGCCCGATGTCCTGAAAGAAAAAATAGATACATTGCTGAGTGACTACAAGGTAAATGAGCTGATGGCCGTAACGATAACCGAAGGTTTCGAAGAACGGATACGCTCTTATGAGCTTTTAGCAGCAATGTATCTGAAATAA
- a CDS encoding rhodanese-like domain-containing protein — MKEISVEELKQKIDNKEDFQLIDVRETFEYDTSNLNGENIPLGGILIEVDKIATDKPVIMQCRSGKRSAAAVMQLEQLHGFTNLYNLKGGILAWQAAFDPGMPVY; from the coding sequence ATGAAAGAAATTAGCGTAGAAGAACTGAAACAAAAAATAGATAACAAGGAAGATTTTCAACTGATTGACGTAAGAGAAACTTTCGAATATGATACTTCAAATCTAAATGGAGAGAATATCCCTTTAGGAGGAATTCTGATTGAAGTAGATAAAATTGCTACTGATAAACCGGTAATTATGCAGTGCAGAAGTGGTAAACGCAGTGCAGCAGCAGTAATGCAACTGGAACAGCTTCACGGTTTTACAAATCTTTATAACCTAAAGGGTGGTATTCTTGCATGGCAAGCTGCATTTGATCCTGGTATGCCTGTTTATTAA
- the pepT gene encoding peptidase T — MLKYHNTGNSLQNRFTEYVKIDTQSDPESASIPSTEKQKNLGRVLVAQLLEMGITDAHLDEYGYVYATIPSNTTKNVPVICFCSHMDTSPDCSGYGVKPIIHTNYQGQDLVLPDDHTVVLRMSEHRDLKDQIGNDIITASGTTLLGADNKAGVAEIMEAAAFLMQNPEHKHGKIRILFTPDEEIGRGVDKADLKKLGADFAYTIDGETCGSIEDETFSADGAVLIINGISSHPGFARGKMESAIKILSDIISALPKDRLTPEATSKKEGFLHPVTMHGNVEQAEAHFIIRDFDDALLAEHGRTLESIVQQVIAAYPNATYELKIKEQYRNMKKVLDQHPQVLEYGVLAIERTGIPVKRQSIRGGTDGSRLSLMGLPCPNVFAGEHAFHGKQEWASVQDMEKAVETIINIALIWEEKSN; from the coding sequence ATGTTAAAATATCATAACACTGGTAATTCTTTGCAAAATAGATTTACCGAATACGTAAAAATAGATACACAATCTGATCCTGAGTCTGCCAGCATACCTTCTACAGAAAAACAGAAGAATCTGGGTAGGGTATTGGTTGCACAATTGCTGGAAATGGGCATAACAGATGCACATCTGGACGAATACGGCTATGTATATGCAACAATCCCGTCAAATACGACAAAAAATGTGCCGGTGATCTGCTTCTGCTCACATATGGATACTTCTCCTGACTGCAGCGGCTATGGTGTTAAACCTATTATCCATACTAATTATCAGGGGCAGGATCTGGTTCTTCCTGATGATCATACCGTGGTTTTGAGAATGAGTGAACACAGAGATCTGAAAGATCAGATAGGAAACGATATAATCACTGCCAGTGGCACTACTTTGCTGGGCGCAGATAATAAGGCCGGTGTAGCCGAAATTATGGAAGCAGCTGCTTTCCTGATGCAAAACCCGGAACATAAACATGGTAAAATCAGAATCCTTTTTACACCCGACGAAGAAATTGGCAGAGGAGTGGATAAAGCTGATCTGAAAAAATTAGGAGCTGACTTTGCCTATACGATAGATGGTGAAACCTGTGGTTCTATTGAAGATGAAACTTTTTCTGCAGATGGAGCGGTTCTGATTATAAACGGAATCAGTTCTCATCCCGGATTTGCCAGAGGTAAGATGGAAAGTGCAATCAAAATTCTGAGTGATATTATCAGTGCATTGCCAAAAGACAGATTAACACCAGAAGCGACTTCAAAAAAAGAAGGTTTTCTGCACCCGGTAACTATGCATGGAAATGTAGAACAGGCAGAAGCTCATTTTATTATCCGTGACTTTGACGATGCTTTACTGGCTGAACATGGCCGTACACTGGAGAGTATTGTTCAGCAGGTTATAGCTGCCTATCCGAATGCTACCTATGAACTGAAGATTAAAGAACAGTACCGTAACATGAAAAAAGTACTGGATCAGCATCCTCAGGTACTGGAGTACGGAGTTCTGGCTATTGAGCGTACTGGTATTCCTGTTAAAAGACAAAGTATCAGAGGTGGTACAGACGGTTCAAGACTGTCATTGATGGGATTGCCATGTCCAAATGTTTTTGCAGGTGAACACGCATTCCATGGTAAGCAGGAATGGGCTTCAGTACAGGATATGGAAAAAGCTGTAGAAACAATCATAAATATTGCCCTGATCTGGGAAGAAAAGAGCAACTAA